CATTTCCCATAAACTAGGTCTATCATGGAAAACTAGCTAGCTGGCTGGTTAATAGTGCTTTATACTGGGAGTATTAATTTGGAGGATTTATTGGAATAAactcaataaaaataatcatttaataattACATAAGTGATTAAATGAAGATGCAAGTTAAAGGGGAAACGAAAGCCGTGAATAATACttaacaaacaacaataatactCAACCACAGATTGCTTTCTGTTTCTATGCTATAAATACACTGAATGTATGCAGCAGGTGTTTAAGTTTTCAGAATAAAGGCTGATGTTCAGATGAAACGGTCAGTTATTTTTGTTCACTCTGTCTGACTTCTATTATAGTGTTATTCAGTAAATCTTAAGAATTACTGTAATAActatttatccagtcgtatagTATTTTTCTGCGTCAGTAAGAAgggaatatattttaatttctatttGCATTCATCTCTTTCTTCTGCCAGCTGTTCAGGTATGATTCATGGCCTGACCGGCATTACATCAGATTTTTATCATTCACAGTGTGGGTGGTGACAGTGACTCCATGTTGCCCTTCTAGGCTGAACCACAGGGTCACCTGTATCACCAGGCTCACGCCACCCTGTGCCACACAGTGTCAGGAAGCTGCTGCATGTGAGATGTTCTCATGTCTCTTCAAGACATTATTGAAGAACACATAGTGAGCATGCATTTCTGGGctaatgtcagaaaaagtaGATGATTCTTTATTCACTGAtctttaaaatgataataaaaaaaacatagacatGATATTGCTGAGAGATTGCTCAATGACCTACAGATAAGATTGTGTTTGTTCTGGATGGTTTCCAGCTGTGGAGCAAGGTCTATCTGGAATAACTGCTTTTGTGCTTACAGTGAACCTTCCCTCAATaaatacacttaaaaaaaaatcgatgcctactaattaaagaggacctactatgcttttcccctttcctttagtatgttatatagttttttgtccatgtaaaagttctgcaaagttacaaagcccaatgtccatgccaaagggagttactctccctcacagaaacacCGCTCCTGAACGGCCTGAaacgccttttcttctgtagcgtggtgatgtcatcaagtaatacatttgcataatacctgcctagcggctagtttggcacgccctcaaagaaagctagttagagcggagcaggagcagagtccgaagagtggTTGGTTTCAGTTGAGTTGGGTTGATTTCCGGTTTTGTACGAGCATACACCTGTTGGATTTTTTGCCAACTGGCTGAACCgtcatttgtcattatgacacgttctggcaaattaaaaagtagctgACATCAGCAACAGGTGCGGACGGCGTCACAGCGCTAAATCCAGCTTGCATTGCAGTAGTAATAAGCAACGTGATTAACATATtatcatgtttgtttataaACAGACtgcctgctgattaaagtgaaggtgGTTAGCCCCGAAGTTAGCGACTGGcacaggctcacttaaggtgggctgttaaggtggaccagctattctcattttgtgACAAGCGGCTGCTGAGTCAAGTGTGACACCTAGTGGTAAAATTCGGTACACCGGTCTAGTCCGGTGTTGTGGCTTAATATAAATAACGGTTGGAAAATGTTTACGCCAGCCCAACTctagttgaccaatcacaacagagtgggccagctgaccaatcagagcagactggactttttggtttcagacagaaggtgacaagaggtgctgcagcacagccggtatgagaaaactaaagcattttttgaatataaaagcatgtaaacatgttctagtagaaacccaaaatacaagaatgcaCCTAGCTtaatagttcctctttaaatCTGAATAAGTCACTGTTtaataagtttattttttagcaTTGAACAACTTCAGCTCCCACGAGGGTTGACACCTATGTCAAAGACGTAGTTGTTGAATactagagaaaaaaacatgcaatttgTCTGCCTTACCCCCTGAGACGCTATCTGTGAAAACAGCTTGAAATTAAAAACATCACTCTTGCAGTGTAGAATGAAGAAAAATGTGGCATAAAACAATCATCAAAAGGTGTAAATATCTCATCagttttatttaactttacaGAAATCACCATGGAGACGTGATTCCGCTGTATTCTTTTTAAGTTTATCAAATGCAGCTTGCTGTGTGATGCATGTTCTACTATTCTGGCACCTTTTGGTACCGTATGCAAAGGTATCTCTAAGATGTAAAAACCCGTAGGCTGGCACATCACATCACCGTTATCTACGCTTAATGCAATCGAGATTGGAATATCTTAACATTTCATATAAATAAGCCGAGAATGTCTGTGCTTTAATGCTCTGCGGCAATATAGCAGTAATAGGTTAGCATTCCTGGAACGTTCAATCACCATGCAGATCATTTTCACGAGCGTCACTGAATCATGAAGGACACTTAAGTTTGAGATGTGATCAAAATACAGAAGCGGCGCTTGGCACCCAGAGTTTGTTAAACATAGTGATGATGCAACATTGTCCGTTTGTTTTCTCTGTTATTCCCTGTTCTGCACGTGGCATCACCAGTTTCTTACATACACGCTGTCCCTAGAAAAGAAAGCTCCTCTGGTGAGTGATATGGTTTGTTACATGAAACAAGTGAGCAGGCATCATGGATAtctattaatatttgatcaaaataagtacattttgagTGTCATATCTTTTTGTAAGCAaagaaaaatgggaaaaataaaagataCACAATCATTTTAGGTCATAATGTGTACTGGACATCATTGAAAGGGGTAGACAGTTGTTGCAGATGAGCACCAGGGTCCATTCAGTTACATAATAAACTAGTACCTGAACGTATAGTGCCATCATGTGCTTAGTTATACTCATTACaatgttattttttcattgGATTGGAGGCttgtaaaaagtgtgattagAAAAGGTACTTCATTGGTTTTTTTTGGCCAATTATAAAAGTAACACAATATTCAGAATAGCAAGgattgttaaaggaacagtgtgtaatatttcggggatctgttagcagaaatgaaatataacattcataactatgttttcattagtgtataagcACCTGAAAGAACCGTTAGCCGTGTTCCGATCCACAGTGTACATAAACAGTAGTCCCTACTTCCTGCTCGTGTTCAGGGAATGTCAGTTAAAGGAACACCACTTCCTCCAAGTGTTGGTAATGTAAACAACTTGGACACCTGTTGCTTCTACTTTGAAAATGTTACACTCCTGCTGGGACCCTGAACTGAGCATTTTTACACCCTACAGTTTGGAATCTTACTTAACATGGCTGAATACCCTGTGCAGTCCACTTTGCAGAGAACTACTAGGCGATCGGAACGGACCCGTTGTGTTGTCGTTAGCTTAGAttgagccctttatatctacattcTCTTCACaaagtccaccatgttgctatgccatgtttctacagtagcccagaacggacaaaccaaatactggctctagagagagccttagcatttttacattaatcgaaggccaccgtagttctccgacacacttgtgaaactgtagtaacgtgagccgcagagtgctaaaccatggtaccgccagctgccctCTGaattccgttgctcctaaagtagtgttattatggtaaagatggcctctgagcgaggcgagcggcgttaccacgattttgctctcggcagctcacgttaccacagtcttgaaAGGAAAGactgagcggaggggtactcagttggttgcaatctgcaaccgcaccactagatgccactaaatcctacacactgcacctttaaactttgttttgtaaaatgGCCTTTTGCTGGGAAAGCTGGTAACATGACAGTACTACAACAGTCGACAGTCTTGTGTGTGCTATATTTGTTTGTGCTGTAAATTCATAGAtgtccatgttttttttgtctttcacaGAACTTGTTGCAGAATGAGAGACAGGAGCCCCAGGTTCTGCAGGAACGGGAGCGAGGAGCAGGTTGCAGGAGTCGGGCCACTGTTGCTGATGCCGTTAGGAAGGGATTGATTCTTCCTCCTCACACTCCTGGTGCGAAGAGTGGTTGTCTTCTTTGTTTGGACGGAGGGGCTCTCTGTTGTAAAGAATCGGTCCGTGGCCAGTGTCATTTCAGTAATGAAGTTTGTGTCAGAAACAGAGGACGTGTCGCTGATGGTGTGGAGTGAGTCAGAGATGAGATTGGAGTCAGTGTGGAGCATGTGCTCTGCGGCAGCTGGACTAGCAGATGCAGAGAGTTGATTAATAGTTAGGTGTGTGCTTCTGGGTCGCAGGGTGGAGATGCCGACGGGCGTGGCTGTGAAGAGGTGGTGCTGTGTGTTTGAGGTCTCTTCAAGGGTGCTTTGTGGAGCAGAAACAGACAAGTACCACCACCCGGTGACGCCGGCCTCAGGGGGCGTGGAGCTCAGGTCCTGGGCGCTTGCTGCCAGGGGGGGCAGGTTGTAGGAGGCAAAGTGCCACCCTCCATTCCTGCCAGGGCGCACCCCTCCACAGACGGGCTGGGTGTGGCAGGGGCATCCCAGGACACGAGCGGGGGTATGCTGAGTCCAAGAAACTAAATAGGAGATTTCGGCGTAAAGGTGACAGGCCCAAGGGTTGTCGCCCAGAGTGATGACTCTAATAGATGTCATCTTGTCGAAAACTCCAACTGGCAGAGTGGAAAAACGGTTAGCATGCAGATAGAAGATAGTCAGCCTGAGGAGCCGGTCCAGGGAGCCCGGCACCACCTTCACAAGCAAGTTGTGGGACATGTCGATGTTCTCCAGGTGCGTGGGCATATTGGTGGGCAAGGTCCAGAAGTGATTGTGGCTCAGGTTGAGCGTGGATAGATTGATCAGCGTGTTGTTGATGAAGATGGCTCGCTCCAGCTTGTTGTCGGAGAGGTCGAGCAGCCGCAGATTCCACTGGTGGACCGTGTCGTTCTTGTCCAGCAGCCGGATGCGGTTGGAGGCGGCGTAGAGCTGCCAGAGGGACCGGGGCAAGCCGGCGGGCAGGCAGCTCAGCCGGTTGTGAGACAAATCGAGGACTCGGAGGTGGGTGTACGCGGTGAGCCGGCCTTCCAGGTCGTGCAGTCGGTTGTGGGACAAGTTGAGGGAGCGCATGTTGTGCTGCAGGCCTTCAGGCAGCTGCCTCAGACCCCTCCAGGAGCAGTCCACCTCCCTGTGACTGCGGCCGCATGAGCACATGGAGGGGCACACGGCGAGGACGTGCGACCCCAGCAACAACACGAGGAGGAGTTCCAGGAGGGCCTCATTAGGGGGGAGCTTCAGCAGCGCATGCCTGCTGAAAGAAAGATGGGGAGACGGGACAGGAGTTAAGGGTTGTCTCACACTGCATCCTCTTTACCTCCAGGAGGCACACTGTCAAATGATGCCTGCAGAGTGTTTGGATAGTGATTACAGGAGATGTACTGCACATTTGCTATCTGTAGGAGAAGCACGGTGACTGCAGAGGGCCGAATAAAACTTCTTTAAAAGCTCCACCCTCTGccagaatctctctctctctctctctctctcacacacacacacactcacatgctcAGTGTTTGCTGCACATCACTGCATTGCTTGCAGATTCTCACATTCACATTACATGACTCCCCCTAACCATGCAGGATGCTCATACTGCACACATGCATCATCAGTAGCAGGTTTGAAATGCGTCGTTTTCTACAACTGATCTGCACGAGGATATTTCTAGTCCATTCGAGAACACCGTTCATCACAAAAGGATGAGAAATCCCCGTAGTCATTTTCCCTGGCATCAGTTGGCGTGTTCAGTCGTCGGCGGTTGTCAGAGCAGTCAGTTCCAAGCTCCCAGAGGAGGGGAACTAGCTCAGTAAATGGGTTGTATTAATGACTCCACAGAGAACTCATGCATCAGCTGGTGCAAAGGCAAGCAAGGCACCATGCAGCCAGGGAGCTCTACACTGCTGAAACTGCAGCAGTATGTAACTGTATGTGAGTGAGGGTGTGGCAGAATATGTGTGTAAAAAAGAGTCTCACCTTCTCATCTTATCATTCCAGTCACTTTTCTCTGCTCCTTTTTGTGCCGTCCTCAAGCTCGGGACCAGCTGCTACTCTGCtgaaggtgattttttttttccctctatgCCTGAATTCCCCTCATAGAACTTGACCCTTGCTCACTTGTCCGGTGCAGGTTTTTGCCCTCACTGCCGGTCCTCTTGTCCTCTCCGAAGAGCTTTGATATTGCCTGTATGGATCTGGGAGTTAGCGCGGTCAGCCACTGCAGGCTCTGGGTTGACTCTGTGCAGTAGAAGTGAGCAGGGAGGGGTGGGGGAAGTATTAGGAGGGGGGTAACTAAGGAGAAAAAGGAGCGCATACCGGAGGGGTCCCTGCATATGAGGCTGCTGCAAAGGAAAACTCCTCAACCCCTTATCTGGCAGCTTTCAGGATTTACTTCAGCATTTAAAGTGGCAGCTATTGTTGTGGTCAGATTAATTGGCTGATTTCAGCTCTGTTTGTACTCAAAATAAATGAGACTGTTATCACCTAAATCAATAGTATCCTTCTCTAAAAGTGCTGTAATTGGTTGTTATTTCCCCTGTAAACATTTAGACACTGCCACAAAAAAGCCTTCAAGATTTATTGCTCCAGTCCACTGCAGCTTCCTACCTGTCATCAGCAATGCTGCACTGCATTGCTGCACTGCTACCACACATCATTGCTTTGGGTTATTAGGGGACAGTTCAACAGTGATACAGGAAGTGATTTCAAATGTGACAAATTCAACAAAATAACGATGCATTCCTGATTTATGTAACCAGAGCAGCTGAGAGGCATTGTTCTTTTGTGTTCGTTTGCTACTTGTCTTTGTTCAGTTGTCATGTAAACTGAACAAAGTACCTCTTTTGCAATGCATTTGTTACTTCCTCACTCTGTACTTTCCCCTCTTGCCTGCCTATACTTCCACCAGCACCGTGATTGAGTATGCTGTCATTGCCCCTTACAACAAGCCTCACAGCACTGTCACAGCATACAACATGCTATGCTGCCAATTTGAGCTGTGTTAGCACATAGCAAGTTTTACCTCATTCACTTTGAATGCTTGACGTACAATCGGGTAATGCTTGACATTAAAGCAGCTGTAGGCCCAATGTTTTTGgtgtcattgggcaaaaactccataataattattcagcatattgtaattaaagtgttctgagagaaaactagacttctacacatcctcatggctctgttttcaggctttaaaacatttagcccgtgacaggagactttggccaatcacaggtcatttcagagagagagcgtttctattggctgttcaatcaacggaggcagctgtcaatcactagtgaactccgatcaaactaagcagcgctgataaaatatgaatcaatattctgttactgtaatgcctatttctctcctcacattttttcagaaacatcttgtagtttactgtttagctgtaaaatgagaaagtttggtccggctggtgggcggtgcttggcatttcctcaactgatcgcAACGTGGCTGCCAGGTAACAAATCATTTTAGAGCTAAATTacacaaaaaatgtttctgaaaatgttatgcgagaaataggcattacagtaacagaatattgttttatatttgatcagcgctgcctagcttGACCATTTGATccgagtttgcgagtgattgacagctgctcagagacggcaaggctccaactcggctctgatttgttgctttcctccggtctgtgaaatcttgcagatgcagttaggagcaccggaggacaccagagtacacagaggcacatgattttttttttcagattacctgtctcatgcactactgtccggatatagtgaccgttttataaaaataattttttgaaTCATCTTTgctcctactgctgctttaactttcACTGAAGCTGACTTTTACTGCATCCCATTTTCAAAACTTGCAGCTATCTACCGCAACCCAGAGTGTCCCCCCCTTTGCTATTAGAGTTGAAGCAGGGGCTGCGTTGAGAAGGGACAAACTATTCAGACTTTTAATGAAGGGAGCTCACATCCATCACGACGTCACAAGTAAGCGGACGAACAAATATCTGCACAAGGCGGCGGAAACAACCGCATATTGGGGTTTTTGAAAAGCTTTTTTGTTCGGCTTTGTCAGCTCTGGCTGAGGTGAAAGAGAGCGTTTCTTTCTGAGTTGAGTGGCACTGCCCAGAGGAGGCACATTCTCTGCTTGCTAATCAAgcagacctctctctctctcacacacacgcacgcacgcacgcacgcacgcacgcacgcacgcacgcacgcacgcacgcatgcacgcacacacacacacacacacacacacacacacacacacacatccacaactAAAAGGGAAATGGTGGCAAGAGTGAGGTTACAGGTCAGGTGCTCTTGGTGCTGCAtgtgtcatatactgtatgtcattaaTGTGTGTCCATCTCAAAAAGTAAAGAGTGTGAAACACAAATTGACTTCAACAAATGTGTAttacaatattaatatattttaatataaaaaaaacacacaaataacagAGAAATACAGTTTTGGCAGCACGCTAAGTTACTGCAAAGCAAAAGCTGCTGAAAACAGTGTCCTTTATTTACTGTAAAGGGTTTGTAAAGCTATAGGAAAGTAAAGGCAGGTGCTCAGGAAGCTCTttggcatcacacacacacaactctacACCACATCCTTCGGTTCCTCTTTGCCGTTCGCGGTGGAGGCTGCTACAGCTTTGGTGGACTGGGAATCAGCGGCCTCCTCTTGTGGCTTTGATGCATTTTCAGCGACGGTTACATTTGAAGCTTCCTCACTCTTTGCAGCGTCTcccacctccttctcctctcccgtTGGGCCATCCTtgttccctccttcctccttggTGGTACCGTTGCCCATCTCTTCCTGTGTTTGAGCGATGTCAGCCATCAACACGGTGGTCTCTTTGACTTCCGTCTCTGACGCGCTTTTGTTCCTCTTGGCGGTTCCCATCCAGTATTCAGAGGTGCTGATCAGGTCGGCGTTGTCGCTCAGCATCTTGACGCGTTTGCTCAACTGGCACACCTTACACATCAGAAACAGAGTGGAAAGCAGCAGAATAGCGCAGGCTATGATCAGTCCGCCAGCCACCATGTATACCGGAAGACATTCTTTCTTGTAAAACACAGCGATAGGTGTGGTGGaggaagtggtggtggtggtggtgggctgTGGGCCAGGTGAAGGTGAGACTGTTGTAGGTGACACGGTGCTGGCAACACTGCTGGCAACACTGGTGGGATCAGCTGGGGGTGATGCCTCAGAAGCTGGAGCAGTGGAGTAGTTGGAAGTAATACTCgtaacattatcattagttGTTCCTGGGGTAGTTTGAGCTCCACACAATAGTGCACCCAGGATTACTATGTAGTACAACAGGAAGACGAAGCCATTCATGTTGGTATCTGAGAAGACATGGGATAGCAATTAAGTTTAAAATGAGAATTGGAATACAgacttaaaggtactatatgtaactttcagaagatccttgttattaatgacacctgtggccgttaagttaactgcagtcagcatcctgtcatctctccatgtcgtccattaattcctgataatggacagcTCGTCGGGCATTATCCCCCTCATAATGTTCTGTAATGTtcctatattttatttgaaCCACTGGTTCCATGATACTAACTAGCTTGCAGCTAGCAAATTACTTTATCAGCTAATGTTATGAAGCAACCAAGCAGATCCGTGCTGCATAGCTACTGTTATAGGAAACTGAGAAAGTCGGGGAAGGTCTCcgtttttaagttacgttacaatccatacacacattggc
This portion of the Sebastes umbrosus isolate fSebUmb1 chromosome 17, fSebUmb1.pri, whole genome shotgun sequence genome encodes:
- the LOC119475178 gene encoding uncharacterized protein LOC119475178, which encodes MNGFVFLLYYIVILGALLCGAQTTPGTTNDNVTSITSNYSTAPASEASPPADPTSVASSVASTVSPTTVSPSPGPQPTTTTTTSSTTPIAVFYKKECLPVYMVAGGLIIACAILLLSTLFLMCKVCQLSKRVKMLSDNADLISTSEYWMGTAKRNKSASETEVKETTVLMADIAQTQEEMGNGTTKEEGGNKDGPTGEEKEVGDAAKSEEASNVTVAENASKPQEEAADSQSTKAVAASTANGKEEPKDVV
- the LOC119475296 gene encoding oligodendrocyte-myelin glycoprotein-like isoform X2; protein product: MRRHALLKLPPNEALLELLLVLLLGSHVLAVCPSMCSCGRSHREVDCSWRGLRQLPEGLQHNMRSLNLSHNRLHDLEGRLTAYTHLRVLDLSHNRLSCLPAGLPRSLWQLYAASNRIRLLDKNDTVHQWNLRLLDLSDNKLERAIFINNTLINLSTLNLSHNHFWTLPTNMPTHLENIDMSHNLLVKVVPGSLDRLLRLTIFYLHANRFSTLPVGVFDKMTSIRVITLGDNPWACHLYAEISYLVSWTQHTPARVLGCPCHTQPVCGGVRPGRNGGWHFASYNLPPLAASAQDLSSTPPEAGVTGWWYLSVSAPQSTLEETSNTQHHLFTATPVGISTLRPRSTHLTINQLSASASPAAAEHMLHTDSNLISDSLHTISDTSSVSDTNFITEMTLATDRFFTTESPSVQTKKTTTLRTRSVRRKNQSLPNGISNSGPTPATCSSLPFLQNLGLLSLILQQVL
- the LOC119475296 gene encoding oligodendrocyte-myelin glycoprotein-like isoform X1, translated to MRSRHALLKLPPNEALLELLLVLLLGSHVLAVCPSMCSCGRSHREVDCSWRGLRQLPEGLQHNMRSLNLSHNRLHDLEGRLTAYTHLRVLDLSHNRLSCLPAGLPRSLWQLYAASNRIRLLDKNDTVHQWNLRLLDLSDNKLERAIFINNTLINLSTLNLSHNHFWTLPTNMPTHLENIDMSHNLLVKVVPGSLDRLLRLTIFYLHANRFSTLPVGVFDKMTSIRVITLGDNPWACHLYAEISYLVSWTQHTPARVLGCPCHTQPVCGGVRPGRNGGWHFASYNLPPLAASAQDLSSTPPEAGVTGWWYLSVSAPQSTLEETSNTQHHLFTATPVGISTLRPRSTHLTINQLSASASPAAAEHMLHTDSNLISDSLHTISDTSSVSDTNFITEMTLATDRFFTTESPSVQTKKTTTLRTRSVRRKNQSLPNGISNSGPTPATCSSLPFLQNLGLLSLILQQVL